From Balneola sp. MJW-20:
AAAATTGTATTACTCAATGGGTGAGGTTAGTAAACTCACGGGACTGGCACCCCATGTGTTAAGGACCTGGGAAAAAACCTATTCTGAATTAAGTCCCAAGAAGAACAGCGCCGGAAACCGGGCCTATAAGGAGGAAGAACTGGAGCTTATCTTTCGTATTAAAGAGCTGTTGATGGATAAAAAATTCAGCACAGAGGGAGTAAAAAAAGCTTTGAAGGGTGAATTGCCCGAAAATGAGGATACCCTGAGTCCGGAGGCAATTAAAGACCTGACGGAGATTCGCGTATTTTTAAATGAGTTGCTGGAAAGGATCTGATAAGAGTATTAAACAGCCTTCTGCTTAAATTCTACAGTGTCCCTGTCATTAGTGGTGATCAGTATCAGTAGAAACTGACCGCAGATCATCAATGAGATACCCACGAGGTGAAGTACCTGCAGGACCCTGGGCATATCCAGGTAATACAATCCTGCTCCGATAAATACCTGAAGTACGATCAATGCCACGTTCCATACCGCCAGTTTTCGTACTAGTCCTTCGGCATGGTACTTACGAATGAAGTAGAAAAGCACTCCTCCTCCGATGACAAGGGCCCATGAAAAGCTCCGGTGGACCGGAAAAATACTTCCGACCTGTTCGATCCAGGTTGATCTGGGAGGTACATTTTGAGCTTCTTTAATAAGATCAATTCCCTCTCTTACCTGGGTCCCTAAAACCATTTGGGCTACTGTCAGGAATAACAGGACTCCTGAGGTCCAGAGCAACTTCTTTCTGAGT
This genomic window contains:
- a CDS encoding MerR family transcriptional regulator, with translation MKKLYYSMGEVSKLTGLAPHVLRTWEKTYSELSPKKNSAGNRAYKEEELELIFRIKELLMDKKFSTEGVKKALKGELPENEDTLSPEAIKDLTEIRVFLNELLERI